A genomic stretch from Vanrija pseudolonga chromosome 6, complete sequence includes:
- the MGAT5_0 gene encoding Alpha-1,6-mannosylglycoprotein 6-beta-N-acetylglucosaminyltransferase A yields the protein MSAPPLFRALGRRTLALVFVWVFGLVLLVPLFGVTNPVAGWAVPTGWASDACAGWDPHAAPELDPPQCLRARQFRQLQAFRAAEGTEWQLGNGDMRARSALDRLERCVLGLIACPERPLVLGDMWYIFVKGHSESGEAVWLGDVVCAGSRLAGTRADTPQQDAVEENGYVFLALMPDLRRAYKNWAPTRLLSELIYQYWTDADQSFNCLSDPRCVRAEDYTPATNASYRHDLGAVPPSQLGQLPSWRVIGVSFWGSRPFSFDGAGQNAQYLWGKAEGEEWAWHTLGAKWQIVPYDYPGHSYLPLSIEQRCLQAPVVPYTERKDAVLILAKESPYFYHKDYLTSAWPRIVADLNDAGVEVWSTAKIVNDKPIPAGIKQLGQLSAAEYARTVGSVKAMLGVGLPEISPSPFVAMCKATPVVMPYWDTPSESAWAPFASRYAQHGIVRALGEPYAYSYDIRNTTELVARVIDAVGTEIQPFVPQDMTMAAVRERTRAFLRTDWEGLYDDIVANNGGRPPAHDDTMMERCFASGKCRPELLAQGAVE from the exons ATGTCCGCACCACCCCTGttccgcgcgctcggccggcgcACGCTTGCGCTGGTATTCGTCTGGGTCTTCGGCTTGGTCCTTCTGGTCCCTTTGTTCGGGGTGACGAACCCCGTCGCGGGGTGGGCCGTACCCACTGgctgggcgagcgacgcCTGCGCGGGGTGGGACCCGCACGCTGCGCCAGAGCTCGACCCACCACAGTgcctccgcgcgcgccagtTCCGCCAGCTGCAGGCgttccgcgccgccgaggggaCCGAGTGGCAGCtggg TAACGGCgacatgcgcgcgcgctccgcgctcGACCGGCTCGAACGctgcgtcctcggcctcattGCCTGCCCCGAGCgcccgctcgtcctcggcgacatgtGGTACATCTTCGTCAAGGGGCACagcgagagcggcgaggcggtgtgGCTTGGCGACGTGGTGTGTGCGGgctcgcgcttggcgggcACTCGGGCTGACACTCCGCAGCaggacgcggtcgaggagaaCGGATacgtcttcctcgcgctcatgcCGGACCTGAGGAGGGCGTACAAGAActgggcgccgacgcggctgCTCAGCGAGCTGAT ATACCAGTACTGGACCGACGCAGACCAGTCGTTCAACTGCCTGTCGGACCCGCGCTGCGTCCGTGCCGAGGACTACACGCCCGCCACGAACGCGAGCTACCGGCACGATCTgggcgccgtgccgccgagccagctcggccagctgcCGTCGTGGCGCGTCATCGGGGTGTCGTTC TGGGGCTCCAGGCCGTTTTCGTTCGACGGGGCCGGCCAGAACGCACAGTACCTTTGGGGCaaggcggagggcgaggagtggGCGTGGCACACGCTCGGGGCGAAGTGGCAGATTGT CCCGTACGATTACCCCGGCCACTCGTACCTCCCCCTCAGCATCGAGCAGCGGTGCCTCCAGGCGCCGGTCGTACCGTACACGGAGCGCAAGGACGCGGTCCTCATCCTCGCAAAAGAGAGCC CGTACTTCTACCACAAGGACTACCTGACCTCGGCGTGGCCGCGCATCGTCGCGGACCTCAACGACGCCGGGGTAGAGGTCTGGTCGACCGCCAAGATCGTGAACGACAAACCCATCCCCGCGGGGatcaagcagctcggccagctgAGTGCGGCAGAGTACGCGCGCACCGTGGGCTCCGTGAAGGCcatgctcggcgtcggcctgccTGAGATCTCGCCGAGCCCCTTCGTCGCAATGTGCAAGGCGACGCCCGTCGTCATGCCGTACTGGGACACcccgtccgagtcggcctgGGCGCCGTTTGCGTCCCGGTACGCGCAGCACGGGATCGTGAGGGCGCTCGGGGAGCCATATGCGTACAGCTACGATATTCGGAACACGACCGAGCTCGTGGCGCGTGtgatcgacgccgtcggGACCGAGATCCAGCCGTT tGTTCCGCAAGACATGACAATGGCCGCGGTCCGCGAGCGCACCCGCGCGTTCCTCCGCACCGACTGGGAAGGGCTGTACGACGATATCGTGGCGAACAATGGCGGGCGGCCCCCCGCACACGACGATACCATGATGGAGCGGTGCTTCGCCTCGGGCAAGTGCCGccccgagctgctggcgcagGGCGCTGTAGAGTAA
- the tad3 gene encoding tRNA-specific adenosine deaminase subunit tad3, whose protein sequence is MSRGVEAEAGNGAGPSASPLPASETINPLALHVRQLPGRGRGVFASAAIPAGSVLEEAPVLLLTKEQWDQGRMDDTVLGEYGFCWSNGGMALGLGMASLFNHSSTPNVNFVRNTAANTITFTTSRSVQPGDELCICYSADETKLWFVPSQGRKPALSDDEGDGLQRLAALDVEDSDDEARAERAAAEAKAAARETRRTLGGATHSAKQRRRERFKNKMATSSTTTTPDAAGAGGASHNNTPGAANGTTILAPQPLQATGSALPGVTGSAGESSSSSSSSSAFKAKSISWAERQRRDEVRADLPPPLHSVAAKSRHEHVGEVHLTADLEFDVAPPNQLSTPLAQDQWDLIYRARGPIEIEEEAEMDNSATIPVWVVDVPDSKLTRHVLAFTKDGLPVDERMRHLKRVRRVTDETGEHCYVALAMESSITPAALVAALEAFSPLLTGLEPSLFNVPRAAARTSEQLKIRNKIWPVLFSPAAPRPLDARGTTLGKYAWIRAGIHRVLADARASAAAGDLPVAVYCASPPESIWPQQDGFIPPTPGLRAAAHDTRVSEAHPLRHAVLNCIAEIARLRTVSPFSEMNPTRNGADYLLTSLSLFVTHEPCVMCSMALLHSRVREVYFLFPRKRAGGFEGSYGVHSRRDLNHRFDAWQYCGDLVDVGELAQYDVPDSYEI, encoded by the exons ATGAGCcgtggcgtcgaggctgaagccggcaacggcgccggcccCTCTGCTTCCCCCCTGCCCGCATCGGAAACGATCAACCCCCTCGCGCTGCACGTCCGCCAGCTGCCCGGCAGAGGCCGCGGCGTGTttgcctcggcggcgatTCCTGCAGGGAGCGTGCTCGAGGAAGCGCCGGTGCTGCTTCTTACAAAGGAGCAGTGGGACCAAGGACGGATGGACGACACGGTCCTGGGTGAATATGGCTTTTGCTGGTCAAacggcggcatggcgctCGGATTGGGAATGG CCTCCCTGTTCAACCACTCGTCTACACCAAACGTCAACTTTGTGCGCAACACGGCCGCCAACACCATCACATTCACCACGTCGCGCTCCGTCCAGCCAGGGGACGAGCTGTGCATCTGCTactcggccgacgagaccAAGCTGTGGTTTGTCCCGAGCCAGGGGCGCAAGCCGGCgctgagcgacgacgagggagacGGGCTccagcggctggcggcgctcgacgtcgaggacagcgacgacgaggcgcgggctgagcgcgctgctgccgaggccaaggcagccgcgcgcgagacgaGAAGaacgctcggcggcgcgacacACAGCGCAAAGCAGAGACGGCGCGAGCGGTTCAAGAACAAGATggcaacgtcgtcgacaacgacgaccccCGATGCCGCCGGGGCGGGTGGCGCGAGTCACAACAACACACCGGGCGCTGCAAACGGAACGACGATTCTCGCGCCCCAACCATTACAAGCAACGGGCAGTGCCTTGCCTGGTGTGACAGGATCGGCGGgggagtcgtcgtcgtcgtcgtcgtcttcgtcagCGTTCAAGGCAAAGTCGATATCGTgggccgagcgccagcgccgcgacgaggtgcgcgccgacctgcccccgccgctgcatTCTGTTGCCGCCAAGTCGCggcacgagcacgtcggcgaggtgcacCTCACGGCCGACTTGGAGTTTGACGTCGCGCCTCCAAACCagctgtcgacgccgctcgcccagGACCAGTGGGACCTCATCTACCGCGCGCGTGGGCCGATCGAgattgaggaggaggctgagaTGGACAAcagcgcgacga TCCCCGTCtgggtcgtcgacgtccccGACTCCAAGCTCACACGTCACGTCCTGGCGTTCACAAAGGACGGCTTgccggtcgacgagcgcatgCGGCATCTGAAGCGTGTGCGGAGGGTGACCGACGAGACAGGCGAGCACTGCTACGTCGCGCTGGCGATGGAGAGCTCAAtcacgcccgcggcgctcgtggcggcgctcgaggcctTTTCTCCGCTGCTGACGGGGCTCGAGCCGAGCCTGTTCAACGTGCccagagcggcggcgcgcacgtcggaGCAGCTCAAGATCAGAAACAAGATCTGGCCGGTGCTCTTctcgcctgctgcgccgcggccgctcgacgcgcgcgggaCCACGCTGGGCAAGTACGCGTGGATCCGGGCCGGCATCCACCGTGTGCTGGCGGATGCGCGggcgtccgccgccgctggcgactTGCCAGTCGCCGTATactgcgcgtcgccgcccgagtCGATCTGGCCCCAGCAGGACGGGTTCATCCCCCCGACACCggggctgcgcgccgccgcgcacgacACGCGCGTGAGCGAGGCCCACCCCCTGCGACATGCCGTGCTCAACTGCATTGCCGAGATTGCGCGCCTGCGCACCGTGTCCCCCTTCTCCGAGATGAACCCGACCCGCAACGGCGCCGACTACCTCCTCACCTCGCTCAGCCTCTTCGTGACCCACGAGCCGTGCGTCATGTGCTCCATGGCCCTGCTGCActcgcgcgtgcgcgaggtcTACTTCCTCTTCCCGCgcaagcgcgccggcggcttcGAGGGCTCGTACGGCGTCCACTCGCGCCGCGACCTCAACCACCGCTTCGACGCGTGGCAGTACTGCGGCGACctggtcgacgtcggcgagctcgcccagtACGACGTGCCAGATTCCTACGAGATCTAA